CAAGTATTACGTCCAAGGAGCCTGCACAAAAGGGGAGAGCTGCCCCTACATGCACAATATCCTTTGGTTTAACTGCAATAATTATCATAACTTGTGTAGTGTCCGCTGTGAACCGGTCTGTTTGGATTAGGCTGTTTGttcggcctgtggtgatgctggttgcagctttctttctaaAACTGTAAGTGACTGCAGTATTCTacacctgctgcaggactcctGTTTATTGAAAGTTTTCAACTCAGTATGTGGACccccctgaactggagaatgtGTTATCTTTGCCGTTGTCCTGATCGACAACATCACTTACGCTGGGTCCACTGCTGCAGAGCGCTGGTTGCCCTTTATTCAAAGTTACttaattttgaaaatgttgagaTTTCAAATGGCAGCAAATTTGACACAGCACTTCCTTGGGCCTTTAACGATGCACATGGCAAGCGTGAAGCTGATCAGATGAATGGTTCTTGAGACACAGAGATTCCTGGAATTGGTGGATATACTGCATCATTCTGTTCTTAATTCCTGCTGGTAACTATTAGAAACTGGAGGCTGTTGAACATGTGATATTTCCTTTACTAAACAGAACAGTCCTTTCCCTGCAAGTTCTTCCATAGAAAAGGAAAGTGTTCTCACGGGGCAGATTGCAATTTCTCCCATGATCCACTTAATGAGACCACTAGCCGACTGTTAGAGGAGGTGTGTATGTAAATATTTCTCTTGAGTATTTTATATGCTGTAGATGTACAGCGTGTGTAAATGTCTGCATTAACTTCTCACTGCAGGTATTAAAACAGGACAAGCTCTATGAACTTTCAAAAACAGACGAGCAGAAGTCGTCAGGACAACCAGCAAACACAGACGAGACTGAAATGACAGAGTCAAAGAAAACCCCTGATGTACTAACACAACCACTCAGGTATGCAGATTCAAACTCACACCTGTTATGGAAACATTAAAGTCATTCTTGTATCGTATTTCCTCTAATAATTAATCAACCATACAAGTTGTAACATGAAGGTTTAACTGTCACCTGATGCTTCTCATTTTTAGGCCTATATTTTACAACAGTGGAGAACCAAAGACCGAGCAGGAAGATTTGTTATGTAAGACTGAAGAACAGCGTGAAATCCCAGAGACAGCTGTCCCACCAGAAGCATCAGATACCGGCTCTCCTCACAGCCCCCTGTCCACTCATCTTAATCCCCAGGAGCCAGTTTGTTATTCAGTCGAAGCGGTGCTCAGACCTCAGCTATTCAAACCATTCCCTAGTTTCTTTACAACTCCTGGAAGTCAAGACTATGCATCTCTCTCTGGTCCACAGAATTCCTCTGATTGCACTTCAGGCTCAGCTGACCAAAGCAAAGCTCCCTACTCTGTTGATGTTGTCAGGTCTTGTAAATCAGAAGCAAGTTTTATTGTTGGCCAAATATCTTCCCCTCCTATTGCACAGTATGTATCATATCTTCCAAAAACTGACCGTGAACAGCGCACTGATCCTCTGCTGAGCTCAAACACTGACAAGGTCTTGTATTCTACGAAAAGCAGAAATGAAGCAAACAAATCCCAGGAGAAAAAGTTCAAGTGCCTGCCATCCTTACACACGTACTCTGACCTTATATCAAAGACATGTCCTGATCTTACTGTGGCCAGCGGGGATGACAAGAAACACGTTGGGGAAGAAGCTGCATCCTTGAAATCTCTTCAAAGAGCTTCCCATGAAGTTAAGTCGGAGTTGTTCTACCCTCCTGCCACAGTGGCAGAGAAGTCTGCGTTGTCCTATAGAAAAGGAGATTTGCAAAGAAGCCCCCACCTCCCTGTGAAAACTTTACACTCTGTGGACTGTACAGGTGAAggtgtttttccttttgcaCCCACTAAGCTCAAAAGTCAGACATTTAATCCTCCACAGATGCGGCCATATCTCTCTGTTCAGACGTCTAAATCACGAGCCTCAGCAAAGCCTCTTCGGCCTTCTTCAGGTTTCTCAGTGTTTAAAGATGGAGCTGCTGTTCCCTCTGAACCTGTCCCCGGCTCCGCCGAGACAAATAGTGCTGGAAACTCTGCCGTTCATCATCTTCGAGCAAAACAACCCACTGAGACCCATGAGCCCTCCAACCAACTACAACTCATCCTGGAACCTGGCACACAACGACCTAATTCCTCTGAGGCCACAGCAgagtgcagcagcaacatggaacATTGTGGCGATTCTTCATTAAGATGTAGTAAGACATTCTGTAGCCTGTTTGCAAGCCCCATCACTGACAGCCAGAAGCTCACTCCAGATTTTGGGACAACCTCGGCTTCTCTTCAATCGTCTCGCTCTGCTCCGCTGTTCGCACATTCCAGGAGTGAAGATTATCATGTTAAACCTGTGGATGAACCTGACCCGGCCTTTGCCAGGTTGTTCCTCAGCCTCTTCTCTACCCCTCTGAGGGCTGCTCCTCTGCCATGCAAGGAGACTCAGCCAGATTATTCAAGGACGGCCTGTACTTCAGAGTCAAGCCAGTTGTCTGATAACGTCCCTCATTCATCAGACTCTAATCAAAGAGCTTCCAATGCAGAGACGCCTCATCCATGTCCGGTCAAAACTTCTCACAGACCAACATCTCCTAAATTCTCCCCTCGTTTGAAAAATGAAGATGATTTGTCTGAGGCTGTGAGTCAACCTCCAAAGCAGCAGGTGAATCCCGCCTGTCGTGAGATCTCTTCCAGTCAGACTCCTTGTGGCGACAGAGCAGGATCATCCACAACCCAGACCCATCATTGGCTGCCCGACATCTCATCGCCCAAAGGTAAAGCCACGTCACATGTCTTATGAATAGCAGCATGCAGAGACGGGACTTAATGTATAAATTCATGAGATCATGTGATTTTGTTAACAGCCCATCAACATCGTCATTTGCCTTTTATCAACAAATAACTTTTGACATTTTCGACGGCTttttcaaactgacatatttatgttattttttttgtttgttttattttgcatgtgttgcgtgttagaaacgtcatcaactcGCTCACGGTTAATCCTGTGGAGGATCTCCTGAAAGATCTCTCACACAAGCTTGATAGCTCCTCCTAAGatgctggcaggagaaactctgcaggagcctctcactcggacatttgtgttccggaacatgtcaggagattatccacaGTTCAGCTCATGTCTGAGAGCAAAGGTTATGTGTTGAGCTGGGAACTAGATGTGTGCTGCTCAAGTGTGTTGTTAACTCTGTTCATGGATCTGCAGCTGGAGCCACTTCTACTTCAGTTCTGAAGACTCTCTTTCTGTATCTGAGTCCATTTGAAGAGGCTGGAGAGAAACGGCACAGTGCTCACATCAGTCTACCTTCAGGTGCGTGCTGTATATGCATCCAGGGAaagtaatttatatttaaatccatGTACAACATGGTATCATCCTTGTAGAACTGAACAGAAgtcttgttgtttttattgctttttcaGAAAGTGTAAAGAAGGAGCAGAGCAGCTCGGGGGATGTCTTTGTTCAGCCACAacggaagaggaaaaaaaagagacgaAAGAAAAAGGtattaaggctcttatatactactacgtgtccgtttctcggagaggtctcagcgggggacaaagagtctttttgatttttacttctccgtcagtctacgtccggaaaaaattcaccgccaaacccataggtggcgcaacggaaaacgagctcagagaagcctaccccatttgggaagaagaagtccacgtgtctttgtttacatgttagcttgcgtcccacacactgaaccatggcaactaacagatctaaataaagtgacacccagcatgtcaagatgctgatgtaatcgtttcttagcgcagcggttccccggtcttgtttccgaactgtgttgctgattccacagcttgaatctgcttgaggctacatgtagctagaagctacacggacctagctccccccagcttccacacacagtcagcagggactcccgacactaactactacccagtgtttgcttctaacctgacggtattatagaaacagtgtcatgatagaagtggaattaaagtcgtgacggcgggttcttgcactgttaccaccgcagttagcatggtggctagcctagcccgctagcctagcctgctagcgccgttttgaaagctcgttataaccgtatgtgaccgtgcacacatgccctcagtgctcgaacgagccaccgtcagccggacaactccgctggcttaacacacacgtcacattaatcgtagaatcatagttgtgttcatatctgtggttgtgttcgtgtttgtggctacaagtaaacaggaagtttgaggtccggaaatacggaaatgacgtcatacggaaatgatgttcgcggaccaatcacagccaagagcggtccgtcgggtctccaacatgaagacggatagttagaaaaatcagacgtgtacgaaaagctgtccgaagccctcggagagggcgtttcatgacggatagggcggtgttatctgtccgtaatagaaaaaacggagaggcataaattggcctttagacaTTTGACTGTGAGAAGCACAAGGCAGCTTCTATCCACGTCAGTGGTACAGAGATGTGCCTCATCAACTATCAGACAGTAAATGATGCTTGAATATCTTTAGTTCTTTATtagtttcactttttttttttacctgtattACTCAATGCTCATTAATGTCTTGTAGGGGATATACGGTACAAAGTTAGAAGATGTATCAGGCTTATACCTTAACAACTTGTTGTTATTAAGATTCATttgttgatttttgtttttcattatatttgttgAAAGTAGAAATATACACAATCATGTGTCTGCGCCATCATTATGTCTGCATTATTTCTGGGGGAATTTCTGTTTGTCAGTCCCGTTCTTGTGAACACTATCTCAAGAGGGAATATTGAGGGAACTCATTTTCTTTTGCTAAAATATTCTAATCAGCTACTGTCTGCCCAAaagtgtatgttgtgtgtggcagctgatgactttgtgcctctgtgtgtaaTGTGCTCCTCAGACTCCGTATTCCCAGCAACAGTCCACTGAGAAGAGTGTTGCCCACTCCACAGAGCACCAGACCTCTTCTCAGACCTCTCTCATCTCTGTGGAGGCAACAGTCGGGTCGACCTTCAGTGCTCCAGCTAGGACGGAGCCTGAGGTCAGAAACTCTGGAACACACAACTTGCCATTCAGACCTGTGACGCAACTGACGCAGCATCACGTCCGACCGAGACTGAAGAACAATTCAGAGGAAGGAAAGTGGGGAAATGGGAAAGTGTCGGTCACACCATTCAAAGACCTTTTTAAGAGTTTAGACACCACTGTTTTCAACCTCGGGCATTAACATTGGACTTACTTTTGTTTTATCTCCCTAACATATTTCAAAGTCTaaatcttttattcttttagcaTCAATGTTGAAACAGTGAAACTGAATATGGTTATTATCTGAGTCAAAGCCGAGGCTTCTGATCTCTATAATCTGTATGTGTTAACATATTATTTGGATGTTTTAGTGTGAAAATCAAACCTGTTTACTTATAAAACATATGTTTGCCAAAGGTTTTGAGTAAATCATATCAGTGTATCCAAACAATATTGCTGCTATGTTCGTATTTATtgccagtttattaggtacatttactttttaaaatacaaacgCCCTGATAAGCTGgtaaatgtgagtgtgtaatGCATTTCTTTACACTCTCCCTTAATCTGTGTTCAGGTCTGGTAACCCTGTTTATAAGGGGTACACATATTTCAATCTTGTGTTAAGTTTCAAACTTTCTTATGCATAAGTTGTTCGAAACTATACGACTGAAATTCTTTTATTCTACAATGGAATGCCATATAAACTGTTGTGCCACAAATCTTATTTTTGTTCAGTGTAGATCAAATATTGGAAGATGAGATACTTAATTAGTTCAATTATATTTGAAGATTCTGATGTAAAAAAGTTATATTTAGACAGGAAAGATGCTGATTTATTAAgccaaataaaataatttttttttttctcattggtGTTCACTGTAAAGTATGTTAATTACATCTTGAATAATGAGAACCATTCATCAATACTCCACCACAAACTGTGTATGCTCTGCAAAAATGTAAGATAGGTGCATGATGcatgtttattaaaatgatatCTTAACAGGAATATGATGTAATAAGTCAACTTGTGAGAGAGGATGGGTCATATCATGAGGTCAGCCTCAGGTTGTGCCTGGTTTTTAAAGACAGTTTGAGCGCCTCCTGCAGGGGATGGGCTGCACTTtgtgtattatatatttttacaagcATTTATGTTTCGTTTTTAATAAGAGGTGGTTTCTGATcaatttcaaattcaaattgttGGGTGAATAATTTGACTTTTCATTATTGAGCTACTCAAAGGTTGTCAGCTCAGATGTTGCTGCTATTCTCAATAATACTCGTGTGCAATTATCTTATGCCTCCCAGATATAGTGTTAAGTGAACCACACCTGATATAAGTTGTATTACATGTCATtttggctgacgcttttgtccaaagcgacttacaattagcaCACTCATTATTTTaagaggggccatttaggggttcagtatcatgccaaggacacttaggcatccagatggggaagagtggggattgaaccggcaaccttcttgttggagaacgaccactctaccccctaggcccaACTGATGGACCCTTTATCAAACTTAACAAATTTGTAAGTGCTTTGTAGTTTTTTCTCCATTATGTTTACACAGTGGATCAAAGGAGAAACCAGATGCATATTATTTTGTTGGTAAAAATTGAAGGGTTTTCTCTTAATGTGACCTTTTAAGCCAAGGTTTCAAACTGGCTATACCTGAAATAAATcttcctcacaaagatatctcaGCATGGAAAGTACTAATCTTAGTATTACATGATATGATTTCATGCTTTTAAAGAATTGCACAATTGTTGGGAAAAGCTATTTGTCAGGACAGATCAATCTTTTTGAAATGGTTGCTTGCTAGTACACCAGGAGTTTGGAAGTTTTTAACtagcaaaaatcaaaacaacataCAGCGACACCTCTTGAATGCTAAACTTACACACTCACCCAatctttttctctcactttaattttttgaatgaaaagcataaaaacataataatattaaGGCACAACATTGCATAAACAAGGAGATAAAACCTGTGCCGAAGATCACAAATAGGCTAAGGCTGACTAGTATTAATGTTACAgtattttacagtgtaaataTACATTAGTAGAGACGGCACCCTAGGCCGGACACAGGGATCATGTGACCAGGCTTCATGTGACGCTACCTGCAAGTTAAActtgtgtctcttctgtgttgAGGACGAGTTTTCACATAACTTTGTTGTG
The sequence above is a segment of the Limanda limanda chromosome 2, fLimLim1.1, whole genome shotgun sequence genome. Coding sequences within it:
- the LOC133022007 gene encoding uncharacterized protein LOC133022007 isoform X2, which translates into the protein MAFANLFTGLSMDQHVTHSGAGERKRRSQAELRGPDSKKQGYEAQSSWTYKPFRDDDSTEHLRTGFSKDLMHNHSDNSGHNNMHHKGQNAKKNYQQQQQNNQGDGRRNQHHQKDRGGFPNRGGHFQTRFDSRKFGGQGKRQDNKQEFKVPPTRVMTQEFREQNGLLVDGQLLCRHFMWGRCIKGDKCQLKHIQGSNDIIKEVCKYYVQGACTKGESCPYMHKSFPCKFFHRKGKCSHGADCNFSHDPLNETTSRLLEEVLKQDKLYELSKTDEQKSSGQPANTDETEMTESKKTPDVLTQPLRPIFYNSGEPKTEQEDLLCKTEEQREIPETAVPPEASDTGSPHSPLSTHLNPQEPVCYSVEAVLRPQLFKPFPSFFTTPGSQDYASLSGPQNSSDCTSGSADQSKAPYSVDVVRSCKSEASFIVGQISSPPIAQYVSYLPKTDREQRTDPLLSSNTDKVLYSTKSRNEANKSQEKKFKCLPSLHTYSDLISKTCPDLTVASGDDKKHVGEEAASLKSLQRASHEVKSELFYPPATVAEKSALSYRKGDLQRSPHLPVKTLHSVDCTGEGVFPFAPTKLKSQTFNPPQMRPYLSVQTSKSRASAKPLRPSSGFSVFKDGAAVPSEPVPGSAETNSAGNSAVHHLRAKQPTETHEPSNQLQLILEPGTQRPNSSEATAECSSNMEHCGDSSLRCSKTFCSLFASPITDSQKLTPDFGTTSASLQSSRSAPLFAHSRSEDYHVKPVDEPDPAFARLFLSLFSTPLRAAPLPCKETQPDYSRTACTSESSQLSDNVPHSSDSNQRASNAETPHPCPVKTSHRPTSPKFSPRLKNEDDLSEAVSQPPKQQVNPACREISSSQTPCGDRAGSSTTQTHHWLPDISSPKETSSTRSRLILWRIS
- the LOC133022007 gene encoding uncharacterized protein LOC133022007 isoform X1, translated to MAFANLFTGLSMDQHVTHSGAGERKRRSQAELRGPDSKKQGYEAQSSWTYKPFRDDDSTEHLRTGFSKDLMHNHSDNSGHNNMHHKGQNAKKNYQQQQQNNQGDGRRNQHHQKDRGGFPNRGGHFQTRFDSRKFGGQGKRQDNKQEFKVPPTRVMTQEFREQNGLLVDGQLLCRHFMWGRCIKGDKCQLKHIQGSNDIIKEVCKYYVQGACTKGESCPYMHKSFPCKFFHRKGKCSHGADCNFSHDPLNETTSRLLEEVLKQDKLYELSKTDEQKSSGQPANTDETEMTESKKTPDVLTQPLRPIFYNSGEPKTEQEDLLCKTEEQREIPETAVPPEASDTGSPHSPLSTHLNPQEPVCYSVEAVLRPQLFKPFPSFFTTPGSQDYASLSGPQNSSDCTSGSADQSKAPYSVDVVRSCKSEASFIVGQISSPPIAQYVSYLPKTDREQRTDPLLSSNTDKVLYSTKSRNEANKSQEKKFKCLPSLHTYSDLISKTCPDLTVASGDDKKHVGEEAASLKSLQRASHEVKSELFYPPATVAEKSALSYRKGDLQRSPHLPVKTLHSVDCTGEGVFPFAPTKLKSQTFNPPQMRPYLSVQTSKSRASAKPLRPSSGFSVFKDGAAVPSEPVPGSAETNSAGNSAVHHLRAKQPTETHEPSNQLQLILEPGTQRPNSSEATAECSSNMEHCGDSSLRCSKTFCSLFASPITDSQKLTPDFGTTSASLQSSRSAPLFAHSRSEDYHVKPVDEPDPAFARLFLSLFSTPLRAAPLPCKETQPDYSRTACTSESSQLSDNVPHSSDSNQRASNAETPHPCPVKTSHRPTSPKFSPRLKNEDDLSEAVSQPPKQQVNPACREISSSQTPCGDRAGSSTTQTHHWLPDISSPKAGATSTSVLKTLFLYLSPFEEAGEKRHSAHISLPSESVKKEQSSSGDVFVQPQRKRKKKRRKKKTPYSQQQSTEKSVAHSTEHQTSSQTSLISVEATVGSTFSAPARTEPEVRNSGTHNLPFRPVTQLTQHHVRPRLKNNSEEGKWGNGKVSVTPFKDLFKSLDTTVFNLGH